The sequence below is a genomic window from Rhizobium gallicum bv. gallicum R602sp.
ATTTCCTGCCCTCCGGTCCCTTTGCGATCCTGCCCCTCACCAACAACCGGTCTTCCCTGGTCTGGACCGAGCGGGCCCACGATGCCGACCGGCTTGTTGCCGGCGAGGACCTGATTTTCGAAGAGGAACTGGAGCGCCGCTTCGGCCATAAGCTCGGCGCGCTCAAGGTGATTGGCGAAAGACGCGCCTTCCCGCTCGGACTGACGCTCGCCCGGGCCTTCGTGGCGCCGCGCTTTGCACTTGCAGGCGATGCAGCCCACGGCATTCACCCGATTTCCGGCCAGGGGCTCAATCTCGGCTTTAAGGACGTGGCAGCATTGGCAGAAACCATCGTCGAGGCCGACCGGCTCGGGCTCGATATCGGCTCGATCAATATTCTCGAGCGCTACCAGACCTGGCGCCGCTTCGATACGTTTCGGATGGGGGTGACGACCGATGTGCTGAACCGGCTGTTCTCCAATGACGTGATGCCTGTGCGCATTGCCCGCGACGTCGGCCTGGGCATCGTCGACAGGATCCCGAGCCTCAAGGCCTTTTTCATCGGGCAGGCGGCCGGGACCGCGGCCAGGAACAATCCGCGGCTTTTGGCAGGCGAGACGATCTAATCGTCCAGCCGCCGCGCCTCTGAGACCAGCATGATCGGGATGCCATCACGAATCGGATAGGCAAGGCGGGCCTTTTCCGAGACGAGCTCGTTGTGCTCGCGGTCATAGCGGAGCGTGCCCTTGGTGAGCGGACAAACAAGGAGCTCAAGCAGTTTCGGATCAACACGGCTGAGTTTTTCGTCCATACCCGATGATTTACTGCAAAACCGTATCGGAGTCACCGAAGACCCGCGCGAGCACGATTTCTGTGATTGCGATCAGGGTTTCCGCCCTGGTTTTGAGATCGGGAGCCTCCAGCAGCGCCTGTTTCTCTGCAGGACCAAAGGGCGACATCATCGCAAGCGAATTCACAAGCGTCAGATTGCTGGCTCGCTCGACACTTTCCCAGTCGGCTTCCAGCTTGTTCGCATCGAGATAGGCCCTGAAAGCGGAAAGCAAAGCGCCACGATCGACGGCATCTTCTTCATCGCGTGCGGAGAGATCCGAAATGAAGGGAGCGATGCGGAAGCTTCTGAACGGCTCATGCGTCATTTTCTCGCCAAGCAGGCGGAAACGGCAAACGCCCGTCAGGGAAACGATATAGCGCCCGTCGCCCGTCTCGGCGAAAGAGGTGATCCGCCCGATGCAGCCGACTGGAGCAAGATGAGGGTCGCCGGTTTTGTCGCCCGCCGTCGCATCATTGTCGCCGAGCGCCGGCTGGACCATGCCGATCAGCCGGTTGCCAGCCAACGCGGCGTCAAACATCGCGAGATAACGCGGTTCGAAAATATTCAGCGGAAGCTGTCCCGTAGGCAGGAGAAGAGCGCCGGTCAGAGGAAAGACGGCGATCGAATCTGGCAGATCGCCGGGTTTTAAATATCTTGCATTCCCGACTTGCATCAAAACTTGTCCCACACCAAGCAGGAGCGAAACGGTGCTCCCTGTCCTGCCTGTGAAATGTGGTGCCCTTGCCCAAAAACGCAAGGGCAAGGTTTTGAAAGTTACGAGAAGAGCATTGCCGAAAGCTTGCGCCGCGCGGACACCGTTGCCGGATCCTTGAAGCCCCAGACTTCGAAGAACTGCAGGAGTTGGCGGCGTGCGCCGTCGTCATCGAAGGTCCGGTCCTTGCGCATGATATGGAGCAGATGCTCGGCCGCCTCGTCGCGCTTTCCCTCGACGTTCAAGATCTTGGCAAGCTTCATGCGCGCATCATGGTTATCCGGATCGACTGCAAGGTCGTGTTCCAGAGCGATTGGATCACCGAGCTTGCGGGCTTCTTCGATCTGATCGAGCTTCGTGATGACGGCCTGAATCCCGGCGTCCTTGGCAAGCTCTTCCGGCAGATCGGTCAGCGCTTCGCGAGCGCGCTGATGCTGGTTGGCGGCAATCATGCATTCGGCCATCCCGGCAAGCGCCTTGGCATTTTCCGCATCGGCTTGCATGATCGCGCCGTAGAGTTGCGCGGCACCATTAACGTCGCCCGCGGCCAGAAGCCCCGCAGCCTCCTCGAGCACCGCTTCAATCTCCGCAGCCTGATCTGCACCAGCAGGACCGGCGATGCGGTCGATGAACTGGCGAACCTGGCTTTCCGGCACGGCACCCATGAAGCCATCGGCCGGGCGGCCGCCGACGAAAGCGATCACAGCCGGGATCGACTGGATGCCAAGCTGGCCTGCGATCGACGGATGGTCGTCGATGTTCATCTTCACGAGCTTCACGCGGCCTTGCGCTTCATTGACCACCTTTTCGAGCACTGGCGTCAATTGTTTGCACGGGCCGCACCAAGGCGCCCAGAAATCAACGAGTACGGGCTGGTTGCGCGATTCTTCGATGACGTCCTTCGTGAAAGTGGCGGTTGTCGTATCCTTGATATGTCCGCCGCCTGCCGCCGGCTGCGGCGCCGAACCGAAGTTCGCCGTTGCCGACATCTGACTGCCGAAGGAATTGCTGTAAGAATTGTCGCTGCCGCTCATTGGTATCTCCCGCTGCGCCGGTTGCCCGGCTTTTTCTAGCGCTAAAATCGTATGTCAGGCCGTCACTTTCAAGACAAGCGGCTTATGGCCGGTCGCTTCCATGAAGCGAATGAGATCTGCGCTTGCAATCGACGTCGTCGCATCGTTGGATAACGGATGGCAATTGACGACCTCCTCCTTCATCAAGTCCGCATCGAGCACGAAGGTCACATTGTTCCCCATGTCGTTGATGGCGCCAAAGGCGGTGACCGCGCCGGGGATCACGCCAAGATACTCCATCAGCTTTTCCGCCTTGCCGAACGAAACCTTGCTGGCGGCGCCGATCAGCGCATGCACGGTCTTGAGATCGACAACGGCATGTTCCTCGACCGTCAGCAGGAAGAACTGATCCTTCTTATCTTTCACGAAAAGGTTTTTTGTATGCCCGCCGGGAATAGCATCGCGCAGCGACACCGATTCGGCCACGGTGAAGACTGGAGCATGCTCATGCGTCCTGTGCGCGATGCCAAGCCCGTCGAGGAAGGCGAAAAGTTCGTTCTTGTTTTTCGGCTTGGTTTCGGTCATCGCGGCATCCGTGCGGAAAGAAGGAGATAAGATGCCCTGATTAAGTCGGAGGGACGTGTTTTGCAATGTTCGGGATCGACGCTTACCCCTGAATTTGCGGCAGTTTGCCAAAGCGCCTCTGAAGGCGTGGGATTTTTCTTGGTCTTTGCGTGATTTCCCTGTTGCATTTAAAAATCGATTGGGCCATATAGCGCCCGTCGCCGCAAGGTGGCAGCCCACGGTCCACCAACTACCCCGGACCGATGCGGATTGAGCGGGTGTAGCTCAGGGGTAGAGCACAACCTTGCCAAGGTTGGGGTCGAGGGTTCAAATCCCTTCGCCCGCTCCAGTTTCGCCTTTGTCCGACCCGGAGACATCGGTAACACTTTGTACCTAACACATGGTGGACTGCACCCCTTTGGTGAGACAGCAATCAGTAACAGTTCTCCCGGCTGTGAATTGCGTCTGGTGTCTCTTGCCGCTGTTGCAAGAGACTGGCTTCGTAAGCGTCCGGCGCGAGATAGTCGAGGGCCGAGTGCAGGCGCTGCCTGTTGTAGACCACCTCGATGAATTCGCCGATCCTAGTCCTTGCATCGTCCAGGTCGCGATACGCCTGACCATCCACCTCCTCTTCCTTCAGGGTCCTCATGAATCTCTCGGCCTTCGCATTATCGTAGGGATTGCCGACGCGGCTCATGCTCGGCTGGATGCCGTGGTCTGCAAGTCGTGCCGCATAGTCGGCGCAGGCATATTGGACGCCGCGGTCGCTATGGTGAATGACGCTATCAGGTCGCGGCCGGCGAGCCGCAACCGCCATGTCGAATGCCTCAATGGCAAGTTCCGCTTTCAGATGGGTTGCAATCGCCCAGCCGATGACCTTGCGACTGAAAGCGTCGAGGACGATCGCCAGGAATGCGAACTCCTCGGCGAGATGAACGTAGGTGATGTCGGCGACCCAGAGCTGGTCGATGTCGGTCAGTTGAAGACCTCGAGCCAGGTTGGGCACGATGCACCAGTCATGCCTGGAGTCGGTTGTCATCGGCACGAACGGGGATTTGCGCAGACACAGCAGATTATCCTCCCGCATCAGGCGCAGCACGCGCTTGTGGTTGGCACGCCAGCCTTCTCGGCTCAAAAGCACGGCGATTCTTCGGTAGCCGTAATGCCGGTTGGCGAGCGCCAGGCGTTGGAGGGTGTCGCGCAGCCCCATTTCCTCCCTGCGCGGCGCCGTCGCCTGCCAATGACGATAGTAGCCCGCGCGGCTCACCCGAGCCAGCCGGCACATTCGTTCCACACTGATTTGGCCTTGCAGCCCGGACGCCATCATCGCTTCGATGACCGTGTAGATGCCGTCCCGCCAGGCTTGCCACTCCGCTGGCGTGCTGTCCCGACGTGCTGCAAGGCCTTTTGAAAAAATCAATATCGGCCGCTTGCTGTCCGACAAGCCGCTCTAATTCCGCAATCCGCGCAAGCGCTCTCAAGAGTTCGTCGCTCGAGGAAGACTGCAGCGCGCCAGCTTCCGGTTGCTCATCGCTCGCTGCTGCGTCTCGCTGCGGACGTCCGCCTTCTCGCAACGCCGACGCTGCGCCAACTCGGAACTGCTTTTGCCACTGATAAAGGCCCTTGCGCGAAATCCCCAACTCGCGAGCAAGCTTGCTGACATTGGCGCCGGCAGCCATTCGCTGAACCGCTGCCAGCTTAACCTCGCGACTGAACCGCCGCCCAGGATCGTCCGTCCTCATTAGTCCTCCTAACGGAGAACTGTTACCATGCTTTTGTCTCAAAATCGGGGAGCACTACAATGGGTGACAACCTCGTGCCGAACGGGTTGTCGATGGTTTGCAAAGTCCTCTGCTCCAGGTCGATATATCCCAGATCATAATGCATGAAGCTGACGAGCCAAATGCCGTCGTCGACTTCCTTGATTCCCAGTTTCTGGCCGGCCAGCACGGTCGAGATGTTGACCTTCTTGCGATAGATGCAGATGCGGCCGCAATTGGCGACCAGCGCATCTCTGTAATCGATCCCGACCAGGCCACAAGCCATCGTTTGGAAGAATTCTCTTTTTGCCGGCACGCACCTAGGCGACCATCGCAACGCTCATTCAGACCGCCAAGATGAACGATGTCGATCCGCTGGCATGGTTGGCGCAGACCCTCGAGCGCATCGCAGCGGGTGGCCAGCCAGCGAAATCGAACCCTCATGCCGTGAAATTTTGCAATGTAACGGCCTTTGTTCATCGCTTGCCACGCAAGGCGCCCGGTTTAGGCCACTATGAAATCATAGCGGCCGAATTTTCCGTCGCTCGTCGCCCTGACATCGAGCAACAAGGCTGCGTTGAATATCCGGTCACGTTCATTGTCCGGCTCGCCGGGAAAATAAAGCTGCGTCGTCAGCACGTTTCCGCCGGGCCGTTGGACTTTCAGGTGGTAATGCCGGGTGCGGCCGGGATAGACCCCTGGCACGATCGTCTCAAACCACCATTTGCCTTCAGCATCGGTGAATTGATGCCCGCGGAGTTTGTATCCGCTGTTGTCATAGGTGCCAATCTCATTGGCGTGCCACAACTCGATCAACGCTTTTGCGACGGGCTGGCAGTTCTCGGTCAGTACGTAACCGGCAAGCGTCATCGGTTCACCGCCCGGTGCATCGCTCGCGAAATCCTGTTTTTCAGGGCTCTCCGGCGTGAAATACGGGCCTTCGGTCTGCGCTGGCGTCAGATCGTCGTCATCATCGCAAGTTGGTGTGCGCGACAGCTGCACAGGAACGCCGGCTGCATGGCTGAGTCTCGAAAGCACAATCGGCGTGGCAACGAAGCCCATAAGGAAATGTCGCCGGGTCGGCATGGCGTTTTATCTCCCTAACATGCAAACCAAGATCCTTGCGGCTCCATTGGGCAGAAGTGGGGCGGGTCGCAAGGAATTTGGGTACTGACAAGTTGTAGCGGCGCGCAGGGCCAAATGCCTTGCTGTTGGCTGCGGTAAGGGCGCGGTCACAGTCACCGGATTTCGGCCACGTGCAATCTATTTCCACGAGCGTGTTATGCACTTCGCGCCACAATCATCGAGCGCTCCGCGCAAAAACCGCTCCTTTTAAAACTGAAGCGAATTCTGCCGTACGGGCACGATTCTACGACGTCGTACTTTATGCTTGCCAAGGTTGGGGGCGAGGGTTCAAATTCCTTCGACTCTCAAGTTTTCGTATGAATACCAAATATTTACAATAACCCGCCGTAAGTCGATTTAGTGTTTTAAATCCATGTCGCCACGTCAGCGCCAAAACGACCGATCGCAACCATTTGCCGCACTATCTGAAAAGAATTTGATTTGCGCGCAATGCATCGCCATGTTGGGCGAGGGCGGGCAACGGTTGGTTTGATGTATGCTGCAACGAATTGACGACACGGATGCCGCCCTGATCGACAGGCTGCAGAAATCCGCATTCGACTATTTTCTGAGATATTCCAATCCCGAAAACGGCCTGGTCGCGGATACGTCAGTGGCCGGGGTTCCTTGCAGCATCGCTGCCGTCGGCTTTGCGCTCTCCAGCTATGCAGTCGCCGCCGAACGCGGATGGATGACGCGCCGAGAAGCGGCAGGCAGGTCAGTCACGACGCTGCGTTTCTTTGCCGGGAGCCATCAGGGACGCGAACGCCACGCGACCGGCTATCGCGGCTTCTATTACCACTTCCTGCATATGGATAGCGGCCACAGGGCCTGGAACAGCGAGCTCTCGACAATCGACACGACCTTGCTCGTCGCCGGCATGCTGACGGCTGCGGCCTATTTCGATCGGACCGATGCGGTGGAGACGGAAATCCGCGAGCTTGCGAAATTCATCTATGAGCGCATCGACTGGCATTGGGCGTTGAACAAGGGGCAGACTGTCAGTATGGGGTGGAAGCCAGGCAGTGGTTTTCTGCGCTGGCGCTGGCAGGGATACGACGAAGCGATCCTGCTCTATATGCTGGCACTTGCTTCGCCGACCCATCCAATCCCGCCATCGAGCTACGATGCCTTCGTCTCAAGCTATTCCTGGATGCTCTTCGGCAAGCAGCCCTATCTCTATGCTGGACCGTTCTTCATTCACCTTTTCCCGCATGCCTGGATCGACTTCCGCGGGATTAACGACAAAGAGATGGCCGCCCGCGACTGGGACTATTTCCGCAACACACAGGTTTCGATCGCCGTGCAGCGCGATTATGCCGAGCGCAACCCCGGACACTTCGTTGGCTACAATAAGGATGTCTGGGGACTTTCCGCCTCCGACGGCCCGCCTCCAACGCGCAACATGCGTGGCGGCCGGCGTCAGAAGGTTCTGGGTTACGCCGCCCGCGGTGCACCGCTTGGCCCGGATGACGGGACAATTGCACCTTGGGCGGCGGTTGCGGCATTGCCCTTTGACCGGCAGGCGTCGCTTGATGGCCTAAAGGCGCTGCTCGCCGCCTATCCTGATCTGCTCTGCGAAGGCCGCTTTCCAGGTGGCTTCAACCCGACGGTGAAGACTGCTCGGCCTGAAGGCTGGGTCGACGATCGATGCGTCGCGATCGACCAAGGACTGCTGGTGATGACGGTCGAAAACGACCGGTCGGAGTTCATCTGGAACCTGATGCGGCAGTCGCCGGTCATCCGTCTCGGCCTTGAACGCGCCGGTTTTACGGGCGGCTGGCTGGAGCAGGCGGAAACGGAAAGGGTTTCGCGAAAGACGGCTTAAGGGCGGCCGAAGACATGCGCCTTGCCGGCGATATCAAGGCGAACACGATCGCCGCGTTCGGGCAAGGCCACGCTGGATGTCTTGATGAAGATCGGCGGCAGCGCCACGCCTTCCAGCGACACCGCCACGGTGCAGGTTGCGCCGCCGAACTCGACCTCGACGACACGACCACCATAGGCGGGCTCGCTTTCATCGGCAACGACGCGAATCTGCTCCGGCCGCAGCATGATCTCGGCCTTGCCTTGATGGCTGCCTTCCACTGCGACGCGGCCGAGCGCGCAATCGGCAAAGCCATTTCGGACAATTGCCGGAAGCATCACCGCATCGCCCAGGAAAAGGGCGGTCTCGCGGTCCTTCGGCTGCAGGTAGAGCGATTGCGGTGAACCTGCTTGGATCAGCTTGCCTTCCCTGAGCACCGCGACCTGATCGGCAAAGGAGAGAGCCTCTGCCTGATCATGGGTTACGAGTATCGTCGTGATATCGGCCGTCTGCAGCACGCGCGCGACAGCCTTGCGCATGTGTTCGCGAAGGCCGGTATCGAGCGCCGAGAAGGGCTCGTCGAGCAGCATGAGGCGCGGCTTGCGGCCGAGGGCTCTCGCCAGTGCCACGCGCTGCTGCTGGCCGCCGGAAAGCTGGTGGGGACGGCGCGTCAGCATGTTGCGGTCGAGCTCGACCATATCCAGTAGTTCGACGATCCGCTTTTTGCGATCGGGAGCGCCCCGTTCGAAGCCGAAGCCGATATTGTCGGCAACGCTCAAATGCGGGAAGAGCGCACCGTCCTGCGAGACGATGCCGATGCCGCGCTTGTGCGCGGGAACGGCTGCCGCTCCATCGGCGAGCACTTCGCCGTTCAGGACGACCTGCCCTTCATCGGGCCGCTCGAAGCCGGCGACGATGCGCAGCAATGTCGTTTTGCCGGAACCTGAGGGGCCGACGACGGCGGTGCGGCTGCCGGCGGCCACGTCCAGCGTCACCTTGTCCAGCGCTGTCACTGGGCCATAGCGCTTGCTGACAGACTGGATCGTAAGCAAGGTCATTGGCCGGCGGTCCGTTTCGATTGGGCATAGAGAACAAGGGTCAGCGGCAGCGACAGCACTATCATCATCACCGCATAGGGAGCGGCCGACACATAGTCGATTTCGCTGGTCAGCGACCAGAATTTCGTTGCCAGCGTTTCAACACCGTTAGGCGACAACATCAGCGTTGCCGTCAGTTCGTTGGTGATGCCAAGAGCCGACAGCGCAATGCTTGCAGCAAAGCCCGGGGCAGCAAGGCGCATGGTAATCTGGCGCACGGCCTGCGACGGCGTGCGTCCCAGGCACATGGCAGCCCGTTCCAGCTCCACAGGCGCTTGTGCGATGCTGGCACGAAGGCCGACCATCGCACGTGGCAGGAAGAGCAGGACATAGGCAACGATGAGGGTCGCAAAAGTCTGGTAGAGCGGCAGCGCCAGCCGCACGGTGATCGTCACCAATGCCAGCGCCACGACGACGCCTGGAAGCGAGCCGACATAATAATGGCAGGCTTCGAGCAAACGCTGGAATCGCCCCGGCGCGCGGACCGACAGCCAGGCCATGGGCGCGGCCGCGATCGTCGTCAGCACGCCGCCTGCAACCGCAAGGACGATCGTTTGAACGAACGCATTTCCGACCGCATCCAGCCGCCAGATCTCGCCGCCGCCGAGATAGAGCCAGCGGCCGAGCGTCATGAGCGGAACGCCGAGCGTCAGCACCGCGAGCGTGCCCGGCAGCAGAATGGCAGGTACGACAAACCAGCCAAGACGGCGGCGATCGGCCGGCCGTGCGGAACCGGAGCCGACGCGGGCGTAGCGTTCGTTGCCACGCAGCAGGATTTCGAGGCCGAGCAGGAAAAGGCAGCAGGCGACGAGCACACCGCCGAGCATATTGGCTGCGGGGCTGTTATAGGCCGACTGGAACTGATCGACGATCGCGGTCGAAAAGGTGTCGAAGCGGATCATCACGTAAAGGCCGTATTCCGACAGGAGATGCAGCCCGATCAAGAGCGAGCCTCCACAGATCGCAAGCCGCAACTGCGGCAGGATCGTACGGAAGAAGACACGCCAGGGATCGAGGCCAAGCGACGCCGCCGCATCCTCGATCGCCGGATCGAGGCGGCGAAGAGCAGCAGCGACCGGCAGGTAGAGAAAAGGATAATAGGCGAGCACGGAAACGAAGACACCGCTCTGCAGGCCGCGCATGCCGGGAACGAGGCTCACCCAGGCATAGCTGTGGACGAAGGCTGGAACGGCAAGCGGCGCAACGGCAAGCCAGGACCACAACCGCGGAAACGGCACATTGGTCCGCTCCGTCAGCCAAGCGAGCGTCACGGCAAGAGCAATCGACAGGGGAATGGTGAGCGCTTCGAGCAGGATCGTGTTGACGAGCAGCTCGCCGACGCGTGGCCGCAAGACCAACTCCTTGACCGTCTGCCAGCCGACATTGATGGTAATCCAACCGATGAAGCCGAGCGGCACGAGGCTCATAAGTGCGACGAGCGTTGCAAAGACGACGACGGAGGCGTGCGGCATGCGCCCGCGCAGCAAACCTGTTCCGCTGACTGGCGCTCCATTGCCGGGCGCGAGCCCGGAAACAAGCGATCTGTTGTCTTGCAGCAAGGCCGACGCCTTTGATACGCTGAAAAAAGGAAGGCAACCGCCTCTTTTTGAAGCGGTTGCCGGATTGGGTCATGCCCTAAGGTTTTCTTGAGCCAAAAGCAATAGTTTTGACTCGATCCGGCCTGCGGCAGAGAGGCTTAAATCAGGCCCGCGGCCGTCATCAGCTCGACGACTTTCTTGCTGTCAAGCTCGGAAGCCTCAACTTTCGGCGCATTGAGATCGGCAAGCGGGACGAGCTTTTCGTTCGCATCGCCGCTGACCGCGTATTCGTAGGACGTCCCGTTTTTCAGGATGTCCTGGCCGGCTTTGCCGGCGACGAACTTCAAGAACGCCTGGGCTTCCTTCATATGCTGCGTCGACTTCAGGATGCCGCCGCCCGATACGCTGACGAACGCGCCCGGATCCTGGTTCTTGAAGTAATGCAGGCCGACATTCTTGCTGTTTTCGCCAGTCTTGGCCTGATCGCCGAACCAATAGTAATGATAGATGACCGCGCCTTCGACTTCGCCGGCATTGACGGCCTTCATGGCAACACTGTTGCCCTTGTAAGGCGTTGCGTTTTCCTTCATGGCCTTCAACCATTGAGCCGTTGCTTCTTCGCCCTTCAGTTGCAGCAGTGCACCGACGATCGCTTGGAAATCGGCACCGGCAGGCGACGCGCCCCAACGGCCCTTCCAGGCCGGATCGGCCAGATCGAGCATCGACTTCGGCAGCTTGTCTTCGGTGAGCTTCGTCTTGTCATACACAAACACCGTCGAGCGGGCGGCGATGCCGGTCCACATGCCATCGGCAGGACGATACTGCGCCGGGACCAGATCAAGCGTTTCTTTGTCGACCGGGGCAAACAGGCCCGCGCCATCGACGAGCGCCATCGCCGGAGAGTTCTCGGTCAGGAACACGTCGGCCGGAGAAGCGTCGCCTTCCTGGATGATCTGGTTGGCGAACTGCATGTCGCTGCCTTGGCGCATGGTGACCTTGATGCCGGTCTCCTTGGTGAAGGCATCGATCCATTCGCGGCCGAGGCTTTCGTGCTGGGCGTTATAGACGACGATACCTTCGGATTCCTGCGCATTTGCGCTGGATGCCA
It includes:
- a CDS encoding Trm112 family protein; translated protein: MDEKLSRVDPKLLELLVCPLTKGTLRYDREHNELVSEKARLAYPIRDGIPIMLVSEARRLDD
- a CDS encoding LON peptidase substrate-binding domain-containing protein — protein: MQVGNARYLKPGDLPDSIAVFPLTGALLLPTGQLPLNIFEPRYLAMFDAALAGNRLIGMVQPALGDNDATAGDKTGDPHLAPVGCIGRITSFAETGDGRYIVSLTGVCRFRLLGEKMTHEPFRSFRIAPFISDLSARDEEDAVDRGALLSAFRAYLDANKLEADWESVERASNLTLVNSLAMMSPFGPAEKQALLEAPDLKTRAETLIAITEIVLARVFGDSDTVLQ
- the trxA gene encoding thioredoxin, producing MSGSDNSYSNSFGSQMSATANFGSAPQPAAGGGHIKDTTTATFTKDVIEESRNQPVLVDFWAPWCGPCKQLTPVLEKVVNEAQGRVKLVKMNIDDHPSIAGQLGIQSIPAVIAFVGGRPADGFMGAVPESQVRQFIDRIAGPAGADQAAEIEAVLEEAAGLLAAGDVNGAAQLYGAIMQADAENAKALAGMAECMIAANQHQRAREALTDLPEELAKDAGIQAVITKLDQIEEARKLGDPIALEHDLAVDPDNHDARMKLAKILNVEGKRDEAAEHLLHIMRKDRTFDDDGARRQLLQFFEVWGFKDPATVSARRKLSAMLFS
- a CDS encoding prolyl-tRNA synthetase associated domain-containing protein, giving the protein MTETKPKNKNELFAFLDGLGIAHRTHEHAPVFTVAESVSLRDAIPGGHTKNLFVKDKKDQFFLLTVEEHAVVDLKTVHALIGAASKVSFGKAEKLMEYLGVIPGAVTAFGAINDMGNNVTFVLDADLMKEEVVNCHPLSNDATTSIASADLIRFMEATGHKPLVLKVTA
- a CDS encoding IS3 family transposase; the protein is MSDSKRPILIFSKGLAARRDSTPAEWQAWRDGIYTVIEAMMASGLQGQISVERMCRLARVSRAGYYRHWQATAPRREEMGLRDTLQRLALANRHYGYRRIAVLLSREGWRANHKRVLRLMREDNLLCLRKSPFVPMTTDSRHDWCIVPNLARGLQLTDIDQLWVADITYVHLAEEFAFLAIVLDAFSRKVIGWAIATHLKAELAIEAFDMAVAARRPRPDSVIHHSDRGVQYACADYAARLADHGIQPSMSRVGNPYDNAKAERFMRTLKEEEVDGQAYRDLDDARTRIGEFIEVVYNRQRLHSALDYLAPDAYEASLLQQRQETPDAIHSRENCY
- a CDS encoding dioxygenase family protein, producing the protein MQLSRTPTCDDDDDLTPAQTEGPYFTPESPEKQDFASDAPGGEPMTLAGYVLTENCQPVAKALIELWHANEIGTYDNSGYKLRGHQFTDAEGKWWFETIVPGVYPGRTRHYHLKVQRPGGNVLTTQLYFPGEPDNERDRIFNAALLLDVRATSDGKFGRYDFIVA
- a CDS encoding glucoamylase family protein — translated: MLQRIDDTDAALIDRLQKSAFDYFLRYSNPENGLVADTSVAGVPCSIAAVGFALSSYAVAAERGWMTRREAAGRSVTTLRFFAGSHQGRERHATGYRGFYYHFLHMDSGHRAWNSELSTIDTTLLVAGMLTAAAYFDRTDAVETEIRELAKFIYERIDWHWALNKGQTVSMGWKPGSGFLRWRWQGYDEAILLYMLALASPTHPIPPSSYDAFVSSYSWMLFGKQPYLYAGPFFIHLFPHAWIDFRGINDKEMAARDWDYFRNTQVSIAVQRDYAERNPGHFVGYNKDVWGLSASDGPPPTRNMRGGRRQKVLGYAARGAPLGPDDGTIAPWAAVAALPFDRQASLDGLKALLAAYPDLLCEGRFPGGFNPTVKTARPEGWVDDRCVAIDQGLLVMTVENDRSEFIWNLMRQSPVIRLGLERAGFTGGWLEQAETERVSRKTA
- a CDS encoding ABC transporter ATP-binding protein, coding for MTLLTIQSVSKRYGPVTALDKVTLDVAAGSRTAVVGPSGSGKTTLLRIVAGFERPDEGQVVLNGEVLADGAAAVPAHKRGIGIVSQDGALFPHLSVADNIGFGFERGAPDRKKRIVELLDMVELDRNMLTRRPHQLSGGQQQRVALARALGRKPRLMLLDEPFSALDTGLREHMRKAVARVLQTADITTILVTHDQAEALSFADQVAVLREGKLIQAGSPQSLYLQPKDRETALFLGDAVMLPAIVRNGFADCALGRVAVEGSHQGKAEIMLRPEQIRVVADESEPAYGGRVVEVEFGGATCTVAVSLEGVALPPIFIKTSSVALPERGDRVRLDIAGKAHVFGRP
- a CDS encoding ABC transporter permease, translated to MPHASVVVFATLVALMSLVPLGFIGWITINVGWQTVKELVLRPRVGELLVNTILLEALTIPLSIALAVTLAWLTERTNVPFPRLWSWLAVAPLAVPAFVHSYAWVSLVPGMRGLQSGVFVSVLAYYPFLYLPVAAALRRLDPAIEDAAASLGLDPWRVFFRTILPQLRLAICGGSLLIGLHLLSEYGLYVMIRFDTFSTAIVDQFQSAYNSPAANMLGGVLVACCLFLLGLEILLRGNERYARVGSGSARPADRRRLGWFVVPAILLPGTLAVLTLGVPLMTLGRWLYLGGGEIWRLDAVGNAFVQTIVLAVAGGVLTTIAAAPMAWLSVRAPGRFQRLLEACHYYVGSLPGVVVALALVTITVRLALPLYQTFATLIVAYVLLFLPRAMVGLRASIAQAPVELERAAMCLGRTPSQAVRQITMRLAAPGFAASIALSALGITNELTATLMLSPNGVETLATKFWSLTSEIDYVSAAPYAVMMIVLSLPLTLVLYAQSKRTAGQ
- a CDS encoding iron ABC transporter substrate-binding protein, which translates into the protein MKISLTRFAALALAASLLAATSLASSANAQESEGIVVYNAQHESLGREWIDAFTKETGIKVTMRQGSDMQFANQIIQEGDASPADVFLTENSPAMALVDGAGLFAPVDKETLDLVPAQYRPADGMWTGIAARSTVFVYDKTKLTEDKLPKSMLDLADPAWKGRWGASPAGADFQAIVGALLQLKGEEATAQWLKAMKENATPYKGNSVAMKAVNAGEVEGAVIYHYYWFGDQAKTGENSKNVGLHYFKNQDPGAFVSVSGGGILKSTQHMKEAQAFLKFVAGKAGQDILKNGTSYEYAVSGDANEKLVPLADLNAPKVEASELDSKKVVELMTAAGLI